The following are encoded in a window of Impatiens glandulifera chromosome 5, dImpGla2.1, whole genome shotgun sequence genomic DNA:
- the LOC124940705 gene encoding protein LITTLE ZIPPER 3, which produces MERLNSKLYLQNCYIMQENEKLRKKAQILNQENQVLLTELKQRLSRSSTSTNNNGPKSSNAGPNGLPDLNA; this is translated from the coding sequence ATGGAAAGATTGAACTCAAAGTTGTACTTGCAGAACTGCTACATAATGCAGGAAAACGAGAAACTAAGGAAGAAAGCTCAAATCCTTAACCAAGAGAACCAGGTCCTTCTGACCGAGCTGAAACAGAGGCTATCTAGGTCCAGCACCAGCACCAACAATAATGGACCAAAATCATCCAATGCCGGTCCAAACGGTCTTCCAGACCTTAATGCTTGA
- the LOC124938771 gene encoding probable purple acid phosphatase 20, with protein MAMSAGPRNELSLTLMVIIVVFTTLMSCSFAYQRPPARPSPMILRSDDQNHALPEQVHISIVGSDKMRISWITKAPDTPAIVKYGTSPGDYKFSSSGTINSYKYMWYKSDEIHEVVIGPLKPNTQYYYICGSEGQGPEYNLKTPPAQFPVNFVVTGDLGQTYWTKSTIEHIAKSTYDVLINPGDLSYADMIQPMWDSFGRLVEPQASRRPWMVTQGNHEVEKIPLVHSHPFTAYNTRWRMPYEESGSNSNLYYSFNVAGAHIIMLGSYVEFDEGSDQFKWLESDLSRIDRKRTQWVIVVVHAPWYNSNTAHQGEPEADGMKAAMEDLLFKARVDIVFAGHIHAYERFDRVYKEKLNNCGPVYINIGDGGNREGLATKYIEPQPNISKFREASFGHGQLLMVNGTQAQWTWHRNDDNEAITSDTVHLTALSSMASC; from the exons GTTCTTTCGCTTATCAACGCCCGCCGGCCCGCCCATCTCCTATGATTCTCCGTTCCGATGATCAGAATCATGCTTTGCCGGAacag GTGCATATATCAATTGTGGGAAGCGACAAGATGAGAATATCGTGGATAACAAAAGCGCCCGACACTCCAGCCATAGTCAAGTATGGAACTTCTCCGGGAGATTACAAATTTTCTTCGAGTGGGACAATAAATTCCTATAAATATATGTGGTACAAATCGGATGAGATTCACGAAGTTGTCATTGGCCCATTGAAACCTAACACTCAATACTATTACATTTGTGGCTCAGAAGGTCAAGGCCCCGAGTATAACCTCAAGACCCCTCCCGCTCAATTCCCCGTAAACTTTGTCGTTACCGGTGATTTAGGTCAAACATATTGGACAAAATCCACCATTGAACACATTGCAAAATCAACCTATGACGTACTAATTAATCCCGGGGACCTATCATATGCCGACATGATACAACCAATGTGGGACTCCTTTGGCCGTCTAGTCGAGCCACAAGCTAGTCGTAGGCCTTGGATGGTTACTCAAGGTAACCACGAGGTTGAGAAAATCCCCCTCGTCCACTCTCATCCATTCACGGCCTACAACACTAGATGGCGCATGCCTTACGAGGAGAGCGGATCAAACTCCAACTTATACTATTCGTTTAATGTCGCTGGCGCCCATATCATTATGTTGGGCTCATACGTGGAGTTTGATGAGGGTTCAGATCAATTCAAGTGGCTTGAGAGTGACCTGTCCCGAATAGATAGGAAAAGAACACAATGGGTGATAGTGGTGGTGCACGCACCATGGTACAATTCAAACACAGCCCACCAAGGAGAGCCCGAAGCTGATGGAATGAAGGCCGCGATGGAGGACTTGCTATTTAAGGCTCGAGTGGATATTGTGTTTGCAGGACACATACATGCATATGAACGCTTT GATCGTGTTTATAAAGAAAAACTCAACAATTGTGGACCCGTTTATATCAACATAGGCGACGGAGGCAACCGCGAGGGCCTGGCTACAAA GTATATAGAGCCACAACCTAATATATCAAAGTTTAGGGAGGCAAGTTTTGGGCATGGGCAGTTATTGATGGTTAATGGAACTCAGGCTCAATGGACATGGCACCGAAATGACGACAATGAAGCTATTACCTCAGATACTGTCCATCTAACTGCTCTTTCTTCGATGGCTTCTTgctaa